Proteins from one Candidatus Krumholzibacteriota bacterium genomic window:
- a CDS encoding HAMP domain-containing histidine kinase, which yields MEVVTQNGTEEITARIRELEQQVDEKNFAFETLFRLTEKLGTTLDLEKIVPLLTMTTTGQLCLNQMAFYLYSTESGKLEYFHSIGIRSVDLPGDISLDSNLIASVSRDDGILEIFESAGTDKSADGVEDIIGLFSEKGFSWAICLGDESDMIGLALIGEKIDGCGLSDMDIEILKTISRVATLAIRNALLYQDVTKSKNELIKFSRIKKEFMLHTSHEFRTPLTILKSTLWSIEPEDSQDKTLIELAQTAVNRLQEKIEQILSLNELGLNESSLDLRHTDMVALIGECITEDLTRMEESGIALRFDRNVDMKEVIVDPVKMKLVYKSVIENAISSVGKGGHIDINVMTSHAGPDEAEGIEIRAWQSDEGSPGSGGEKGSRKSDGAISSEVEYYFISRIKDDGVGIPIDEIKMMCEPFARASNSALGEVKGFGLGLSVSQKIIAGHGGRFYCKSDRGQGAEFSIWLPVINSLQVERQSKRC from the coding sequence ATGGAAGTCGTAACGCAAAACGGTACTGAAGAAATCACGGCCCGGATAAGGGAACTTGAGCAACAGGTCGACGAGAAGAATTTCGCTTTCGAGACTCTTTTCAGACTTACCGAAAAACTCGGTACGACTCTGGACCTTGAAAAAATAGTTCCCCTGCTGACGATGACGACAACGGGACAGCTATGTTTAAACCAGATGGCATTTTACCTTTATTCCACCGAATCGGGAAAACTTGAATATTTTCATTCCATTGGAATCCGCTCCGTCGACCTGCCAGGCGATATCAGTCTCGATTCCAATCTTATAGCGAGCGTGAGTCGCGATGACGGGATCCTGGAAATTTTCGAGTCTGCAGGAACAGATAAGAGTGCTGATGGAGTCGAAGACATTATCGGGTTGTTTTCTGAAAAAGGTTTTTCCTGGGCTATTTGCCTCGGAGATGAATCCGACATGATAGGTCTCGCTCTGATAGGTGAAAAGATCGATGGATGCGGTCTGTCGGATATGGATATTGAGATACTGAAAACGATCTCCAGGGTCGCGACTCTTGCCATACGAAACGCCCTTTTGTATCAGGATGTCACGAAGTCGAAAAACGAACTGATAAAGTTCTCCAGGATAAAAAAAGAATTCATGCTCCATACGTCGCATGAATTTCGTACGCCGCTCACTATTCTTAAAAGCACGCTCTGGTCGATCGAGCCGGAGGATTCGCAGGACAAGACATTGATCGAGCTCGCCCAGACTGCCGTGAACCGCCTTCAGGAAAAGATAGAACAGATACTTTCTCTCAACGAACTTGGGCTTAATGAATCCTCGCTAGATCTAAGGCATACCGATATGGTAGCCCTGATCGGAGAATGCATAACCGAGGATTTAACCAGGATGGAAGAGAGCGGTATAGCGTTAAGGTTCGACCGGAATGTCGATATGAAGGAAGTGATCGTCGATCCGGTCAAAATGAAGCTTGTCTACAAGAGCGTGATCGAAAACGCGATCAGTTCTGTCGGAAAGGGCGGGCATATAGATATTAATGTCATGACAAGTCACGCAGGACCGGATGAAGCTGAGGGGATAGAGATCCGGGCATGGCAGTCCGACGAGGGAAGTCCAGGGTCCGGAGGGGAAAAGGGCAGCCGGAAGAGCGATGGGGCAATATCTTCAGAGGTCGAATATTATTTCATTTCGAGAATAAAGGATGATGGAGTAGGGATCCCGATCGATGAGATAAAGATGATGTGTGAACCGTTCGCCAGGGCTTCGAATTCAGCCCTAGGCGAGGTAAAAGGGTTTGGCCTTGGTCTCTCAGTATCGCAGAAGATCATCGCAGGTCATGGCGGCAGATTCTACTGTAAAAGTGACAGGGGACAGGGAGCCGAATTTTCAATCTGGCTTCCCGTAATAAACAGCCTGCAGGTGGAACGGCAATCGAAAAGATGTTGA
- a CDS encoding DUF4105 domain-containing protein: MAGMKIFIAGERAGIVKKKIFLQEGILRRMKLKRLMLIIIPIVLAVSAWSMIRPSGDRNWAVDQAEVVSVSIEDSIVSITNVRHFDHCPDGGGPASTAWRSGRYDLRDMKNVWLVISLFNPERRGPAHPFLSFQFGDSSFVAVSVEARRESDESYSIWKGMMKRFELIYIVADENDIITLRALCRDDIVYIYPLITTPEKARELFIDITERAERLGREPEFYNTIWNNCTTNILEHANVVASEKIPGGLYTFLPGYSDKVALTLGLIDAEGSIDQVRERFQVNERVRKYAGGKGFSLRIREVEQED; the protein is encoded by the coding sequence ATGGCTGGTATGAAGATATTTATTGCCGGCGAAAGAGCCGGGATAGTAAAAAAGAAGATATTTCTCCAGGAAGGGATCTTACGTCGCATGAAGTTAAAAAGACTGATGTTAATAATAATTCCAATTGTACTCGCGGTGTCGGCCTGGAGCATGATCAGGCCATCAGGTGACCGAAATTGGGCCGTGGACCAGGCCGAAGTCGTCTCTGTCTCTATCGAAGACTCAATAGTATCGATCACCAATGTCAGGCATTTCGATCACTGTCCCGATGGGGGAGGACCTGCCTCCACGGCGTGGCGCAGCGGCAGGTATGACTTGCGCGATATGAAAAATGTGTGGCTTGTCATATCACTATTCAATCCGGAACGGCGAGGCCCGGCGCATCCATTCCTCAGCTTCCAATTCGGAGATTCATCTTTTGTCGCGGTATCGGTCGAAGCAAGGCGCGAATCTGATGAATCATATTCGATCTGGAAAGGGATGATGAAACGATTCGAACTGATCTATATAGTAGCCGATGAGAATGATATAATAACATTGCGTGCCCTGTGCCGGGACGATATCGTTTATATCTATCCGTTGATCACGACTCCTGAAAAAGCACGGGAACTGTTCATTGATATTACTGAAAGGGCTGAAAGGCTGGGCAGGGAACCGGAGTTCTACAACACGATCTGGAACAACTGTACGACGAATATCCTCGAACATGCCAATGTTGTTGCCTCTGAAAAGATCCCAGGCGGTCTCTATACTTTTCTGCCCGGCTATTCCGATAAAGTAGCGCTTACTCTCGGACTTATCGATGCTGAAGGATCCATCGACCAGGTAAGAGAACGGTTTCAGGTGAACGAAAGGGTCAGGAAATATGCCGGTGGTAAGGGCTTTTCCCTGAGGATAAGAGAAGTAGAACAGGAAGACTGA
- a CDS encoding PaaI family thioesterase, whose translation MKGKAFQDYYPDDLSHCYGCGRLNKEGLQIKSYWDGEESIALFEPRSCHTAIPGYVYGGLIASLIDCHGTGTASAASYRAEGREMSSDPPLRFVTASLKVDYLRPTPMGVPLEIRGKVEEISGKKVVISETLSAGGKICAKGTVIAVRMPENMLPND comes from the coding sequence ATGAAGGGAAAAGCGTTTCAGGATTATTACCCCGATGACCTGAGCCATTGCTATGGATGCGGCAGGTTGAATAAAGAAGGCCTGCAGATCAAGAGTTACTGGGATGGAGAGGAATCGATAGCTCTATTTGAACCCCGATCCTGCCACACTGCGATTCCAGGATATGTATATGGGGGCCTTATAGCCTCGCTGATAGACTGCCACGGCACTGGTACCGCTTCGGCGGCTTCATACCGAGCCGAAGGAAGGGAGATGTCTTCGGATCCTCCCCTCCGTTTCGTCACGGCTTCATTGAAAGTCGATTACCTGCGTCCGACGCCGATGGGAGTCCCTCTCGAGATACGCGGAAAAGTAGAAGAAATATCGGGTAAAAAGGTAGTTATCAGTGAGACTCTCTCAGCAGGGGGCAAAATATGCGCGAAAGGGACGGTCATAGCAGTCAGGATGCCGGAAAATATGCTGCCGAATGATTGA
- a CDS encoding ATP-binding protein, with product MKKSFERSIDSLESIFSFIGKFVADNDLDEAMSFNLNLIIEELFTNQVRHAAGGTDHIDISLGFNRSALRIDIEDFDVAPFDPSERNPVDTNEPIESRKSGGLGIHLVENLTDDLRFENVDGILRITATINMEDTDVRH from the coding sequence TTGAAGAAATCATTCGAAAGAAGCATCGATTCACTTGAATCGATTTTCAGTTTTATCGGAAAGTTCGTCGCTGATAACGATCTTGATGAGGCCATGTCCTTCAACCTCAACCTTATAATAGAGGAATTATTCACCAATCAGGTCAGGCATGCCGCCGGAGGGACAGATCACATCGATATCTCACTCGGTTTCAACAGGTCTGCTCTGAGAATAGATATTGAAGACTTTGACGTTGCCCCTTTTGATCCCTCCGAAAGAAACCCAGTCGATACGAATGAACCGATAGAGTCACGAAAAAGCGGCGGCCTGGGAATTCACCTGGTAGAAAACCTGACTGACGATCTGAGGTTCGAGAATGTTGATGGCATATTACGTATAACCGCGACTATTAATATGGAGGACACCGATGTTCGACATTAG
- a CDS encoding STAS domain-containing protein, whose amino-acid sequence MFDIRKDENGIIKFQGKLDASKVEKARAVLDAVTGSASIDFGELDYISSAGLGILLATQRRLMKSDDRLKLLNLNQHIRNIFKIAGFDLIFDIE is encoded by the coding sequence ATGTTCGACATTAGAAAAGATGAAAACGGGATTATTAAATTCCAGGGTAAACTTGACGCCTCTAAAGTCGAAAAAGCCAGGGCAGTCCTCGACGCAGTCACTGGCTCGGCATCTATCGATTTCGGCGAACTCGATTATATCTCAAGCGCGGGGCTGGGAATCCTTCTTGCCACGCAGAGACGGCTGATGAAATCAGATGACAGGTTAAAACTCCTCAATCTCAACCAGCATATCCGTAATATTTTCAAGATCGCGGGTTTCGATTTAATCTTTGACATCGAATAA
- a CDS encoding sigma-70 family RNA polymerase sigma factor, whose translation MSECDSLLVAESLKGDRNAYEALVKKYEKKIFNLAFRITNNYEDAMDITQTAFIKAYEKLDSFDPSFKFFSWLYRITTNEALNLVKRNNRSRPRSGETSMSVIGNITSSQPNPEEQMIKNETSGRVQEMLMRLKDDSRVIIILKHFVDMSYNEIGDVLEIPLTTVKSRLYDARQDLVRLLAE comes from the coding sequence ATGTCGGAATGCGATTCATTGCTCGTAGCGGAAAGTTTAAAAGGCGACAGGAATGCCTACGAAGCTCTGGTGAAGAAATATGAGAAAAAGATTTTCAATCTCGCGTTCAGGATAACAAACAACTATGAGGACGCAATGGATATAACCCAGACGGCATTTATAAAGGCATATGAAAAGCTCGACAGCTTCGACCCGTCGTTCAAGTTTTTCAGCTGGCTGTACAGGATTACGACGAATGAAGCGTTGAACCTGGTAAAGCGTAACAACCGGTCCAGACCCCGGTCAGGCGAGACATCGATGAGTGTTATCGGAAATATCACTTCATCTCAGCCGAACCCCGAAGAACAGATGATAAAGAATGAGACTTCAGGCAGGGTCCAGGAGATGTTGATGAGACTCAAGGACGACTCGAGAGTGATCATAATATTGAAACATTTCGTCGATATGTCTTACAACGAGATCGGTGATGTGCTGGAGATTCCTTTGACAACGGTCAAATCGAGACTTTACGACGCAAGGCAGGATCTGGTGAGACTTCTAGCCGAATAG